The following are encoded in a window of Rhodomicrobium lacus genomic DNA:
- the lepB gene encoding signal peptidase I produces the protein MSVKTEVTHEKEKKESSAYDLAIVLLQAIAIAIVIRIFLFQPFNIPSGSMIPTLLVGDYLFVSKYSYGYSKYSFPFGAGMFSGRILASDPDRGDVIVFKTPRDNSTDYIKRLVGLPGDRIQLIGGQLYINGEAVKRERAPDAVMDTKCGPNQTVHQYRETLPSGRSYLTQKLSETCRLGRFGAADDTEVFVVPPQHYFFLGDNRDDSADSRFFDGNGIGYVPSENLVGRARVLFFSIGEPASWLAPWRWPLEIRWSRIGTVIH, from the coding sequence ATGAGCGTGAAAACCGAAGTGACCCACGAGAAGGAAAAGAAGGAGAGTAGTGCGTACGATCTTGCGATTGTTCTCCTGCAAGCTATCGCCATCGCGATCGTGATCCGCATCTTCCTTTTCCAGCCGTTCAATATCCCGTCCGGCTCCATGATCCCTACGCTGCTTGTCGGCGATTACCTGTTCGTTTCCAAATACAGCTACGGCTACAGCAAATATTCCTTCCCCTTCGGCGCGGGGATGTTCAGCGGGCGGATTCTCGCGTCCGACCCCGATCGGGGCGACGTCATCGTCTTCAAGACGCCCCGGGACAATTCCACCGATTACATCAAGCGCCTTGTGGGGTTACCCGGCGACCGCATTCAGCTGATCGGCGGACAGCTCTACATCAACGGCGAGGCGGTCAAACGGGAGCGCGCGCCCGACGCCGTGATGGATACGAAGTGCGGGCCCAATCAGACGGTGCACCAGTATCGCGAAACTCTGCCGAGCGGCCGCAGCTATCTGACGCAAAAGCTCTCGGAAACCTGCCGTCTCGGTCGGTTCGGCGCAGCGGACGATACGGAAGTGTTCGTCGTGCCTCCGCAGCATTATTTCTTCCTCGGTGACAACCGCGACGACTCCGCCGATAGCCGCTTCTTCGACGGAAACGGCATCGGCTATGTTCCTTCGGAAAACCTCGTGGGCCGCGCCCGCGTGCTGTTCTTCTCCATCGGCGAGCCCGCTAGCTGGCTCGCCCCATGGCGCTGGCCCCTGGAGATCCGCTGGTCGCGGATCGGAACCGTGATTCATTAA
- a CDS encoding UxaA family hydrolase, translated as MSEPAKRDGGSIPHVLAHNPADNVAVAVIEGLSAGTTAFGVITETDAPFQLLVKQDIPIGHKVALKDLKAGDTAIKYGQDVGRIVKDVAKGEHVHIHNLKTKRW; from the coding sequence ATGAGCGAACCCGCGAAACGGGATGGGGGCAGCATTCCGCATGTCCTCGCCCACAATCCGGCGGACAACGTGGCCGTTGCGGTGATCGAGGGGCTGAGCGCAGGCACGACCGCGTTCGGCGTGATCACCGAGACCGACGCGCCCTTTCAGTTACTGGTGAAACAGGACATCCCGATCGGCCACAAGGTCGCGCTCAAGGATCTGAAAGCGGGCGACACGGCCATCAAATACGGCCAGGACGTCGGCCGCATCGTGAAGGACGTCGCCAAGGGCGAGCACGTCCACATCCACAATCTCAAGACCAAGCGCTGGTAA
- a CDS encoding UxaA family hydrolase, which translates to MSIVQGKESPFVGGAPDQFFTPALSGKRASQDYAKATFTGWRRENGRVGVRNHVVILPLDDLSNAASEAVAAQVKGTLALPHAYGRLQFGEDLELFFRTLIGTGSNPNVAAVVVIGIEDQWTNRVVEGIAKTGKPVVGFGIEGHGDIATVAKASYAAKKFVQWATELPREEAPISELWVSTKCGESDTTTGLSSCPAVGNMYDKLIPLGIYGVFGETTEITGAEHLARERAATPEIGEKWYAMWKAYQEDVIEAHKTNDLSDSQPTKGNIAGGLTTIEEKALGNLEKIGHNSKFLDALEPAEAPAKGPGLYFMDSSSAAAECVTLMAAAGYVVHTFPTGQGNVIGNPILPVIKISGNPRTIRTMGEHIDVDVSGVLRREITISQAGDSLIDMIVRTANGRLTAAEALGHREFVITKLYRSA; encoded by the coding sequence ATGAGCATAGTGCAAGGCAAGGAAAGCCCGTTCGTCGGGGGCGCCCCGGATCAGTTTTTCACTCCAGCGCTTTCCGGAAAACGGGCCTCGCAGGACTACGCGAAGGCCACCTTCACGGGCTGGCGGCGCGAAAACGGCCGCGTCGGCGTTCGTAATCACGTCGTCATCCTGCCGCTCGACGACCTTTCCAATGCGGCTTCCGAAGCTGTTGCGGCGCAGGTCAAGGGCACGCTGGCGCTGCCCCACGCCTATGGCCGCCTCCAGTTCGGCGAAGACCTCGAACTCTTCTTCCGCACGCTGATCGGCACAGGCTCCAATCCGAACGTCGCCGCCGTCGTCGTGATCGGCATCGAAGACCAGTGGACGAACCGCGTCGTCGAAGGCATCGCGAAGACGGGCAAGCCCGTCGTCGGCTTCGGGATCGAGGGTCACGGCGACATAGCGACCGTCGCGAAGGCGAGCTACGCGGCGAAGAAGTTCGTGCAATGGGCGACCGAACTGCCGCGCGAGGAAGCCCCGATCTCCGAGCTTTGGGTTTCGACGAAGTGCGGCGAGTCCGACACGACGACGGGCCTTTCCTCCTGCCCCGCAGTGGGCAACATGTATGACAAGCTGATCCCGCTCGGCATCTATGGCGTCTTCGGCGAAACGACCGAAATCACCGGCGCGGAGCATCTGGCCCGCGAGCGCGCCGCGACGCCCGAGATTGGCGAGAAGTGGTATGCCATGTGGAAGGCGTATCAGGAAGACGTGATCGAAGCGCACAAGACGAACGACCTTTCCGATAGCCAGCCCACCAAGGGCAACATCGCGGGCGGCCTCACCACAATCGAAGAGAAGGCGCTCGGCAACCTCGAAAAGATCGGCCACAATTCCAAGTTCCTCGACGCGCTTGAGCCCGCCGAGGCACCCGCGAAAGGCCCCGGCCTCTACTTCATGGACTCATCCTCGGCAGCGGCCGAGTGCGTGACGCTGATGGCGGCTGCGGGCTACGTGGTCCACACCTTTCCGACAGGTCAGGGCAACGTCATCGGCAACCCGATCCTGCCGGTCATCAAGATCAGCGGCAATCCGCGCACGATCCGCACCATGGGCGAGCATATCGACGTGGACGTGTCGGGCGTTCTGCGGCGCGAGATCACCATCAGTCAGGCGGGCGACTCGCTCATCGACATGATCGTGCGCACGGCGAACGGGCGGCTCACGGCGGCGGAAGCGCTCGGCCACCGCGAGTTCGTCATCACCAAGCTTTATCGCAGCGCCTGA
- the dctP gene encoding TRAP transporter substrate-binding protein DctP, translated as MISRRAFIGGAALSIAAPGLLRAQGVRTLKISHQFPGGTIDQGDFRDRLVRRFAAEVEKRTNGALKFEIYPGSSLMKTFAQFSALRKGALDFSLYPLPYAGSEVQALNLGLMPLLVTSYEQGAKWKDAPIGQSLSKIAEAKGVKFITWVWQAGGAASLKKAIRVPDDVKGLKIRGGSREFDLMLTAAGAQVSTMPSNEIYLGMQTGALDAALTSSTSLMSFRVEELCNSITTARTGAIWFMCEPLLMSKDIFDSLPADQQKIIVDVGQEMEWFGTAEAKKDDEAIAKLYAGLNKTVVDLKPEELAAWTKIAEETAWKDFASKSTEAAELLASARSVS; from the coding sequence ATGATTTCGAGACGGGCATTCATCGGCGGCGCTGCCCTTTCCATAGCCGCGCCTGGACTGCTTCGGGCGCAAGGCGTCCGCACGCTGAAGATTTCTCATCAGTTCCCGGGTGGCACGATCGATCAGGGCGATTTCCGTGATCGTCTCGTGAGGCGGTTCGCAGCCGAGGTCGAGAAGCGCACGAATGGCGCGCTGAAATTTGAAATCTATCCCGGCTCGTCTCTCATGAAGACGTTCGCGCAGTTTTCTGCGCTGCGCAAAGGCGCTCTCGACTTCTCGCTCTATCCCCTCCCTTATGCCGGCAGCGAAGTTCAGGCGTTGAATCTCGGCCTGATGCCGCTTCTCGTCACGTCCTACGAACAGGGCGCGAAGTGGAAAGATGCCCCGATCGGTCAGTCGCTCTCCAAGATCGCCGAAGCCAAGGGCGTGAAGTTCATCACCTGGGTATGGCAGGCAGGCGGCGCTGCGTCGCTCAAGAAGGCGATCCGCGTTCCGGATGACGTGAAGGGCCTGAAGATCCGCGGCGGCAGCCGCGAATTCGACCTCATGCTGACAGCGGCGGGCGCGCAGGTTTCCACCATGCCGTCCAACGAAATCTATCTCGGCATGCAGACGGGCGCGCTCGACGCCGCGTTGACCTCTTCGACGAGCCTTATGTCCTTCCGCGTTGAAGAACTCTGCAATTCCATCACCACCGCGCGCACGGGCGCCATCTGGTTCATGTGCGAGCCGCTTCTGATGTCGAAGGACATCTTCGACTCCCTGCCAGCCGACCAGCAGAAGATCATCGTCGACGTCGGCCAGGAAATGGAATGGTTCGGCACAGCCGAGGCGAAGAAGGACGACGAAGCCATCGCGAAGCTCTACGCGGGTCTCAACAAGACGGTCGTCGACCTGAAGCCGGAAGAGCTTGCGGCGTGGACCAAGATCGCCGAAGAGACGGCCTGGAAGGATTTCGCGTCGAAGTCCACCGAAGCCGCTGAACTTCTGGCCAGCGCACGTTCGGTCTCCTGA
- a CDS encoding histidine kinase dimerization/phosphoacceptor domain -containing protein: MVAWLVKLNSWPMSLRLMITGAVITSAALIQLPVAIEVPGEPFLLCYIASACCALAFGRVNGFLAIAISSVLSFLFFEPYRSLRIQYAGDLIAIEAYAVIGAISVSALARMVASIIAEQETASLAKQHEEHSRLMLNEMTHRVANNFQAAASLIRLRASDVRDSGAKTALDETVEQILIFARLHRQLCNNVDGTITLDSTRFLREIFEAIKNSQGMRSDIRLEQKVQNVDLTFAEALPLGLIVNELVTNSMKYAFPNSRPGSITLTLTVSGSECQLCVSDDGVGLRNGDFGSGRGLVLVRELTNQLRGEFEIHSSSKGTEAKIKFHAVKRPKLQTLVA, encoded by the coding sequence ATGGTGGCATGGCTTGTTAAATTAAATTCCTGGCCGATGTCTTTACGGCTCATGATTACGGGAGCGGTCATCACATCGGCAGCGCTGATACAGTTGCCAGTGGCCATCGAAGTGCCTGGCGAGCCCTTCCTCCTGTGCTACATCGCATCTGCCTGCTGCGCGTTGGCTTTCGGCCGCGTCAACGGCTTCCTCGCCATCGCTATCAGCTCGGTCTTGTCTTTTCTTTTCTTCGAGCCTTATCGTTCTTTACGGATCCAGTATGCTGGCGATCTCATCGCAATCGAAGCGTACGCCGTTATCGGCGCGATCAGCGTTTCGGCGCTCGCAAGGATGGTGGCGTCGATCATCGCCGAGCAGGAGACTGCCTCCCTCGCAAAACAACACGAGGAGCACAGCCGACTGATGCTGAACGAGATGACCCATCGAGTTGCCAACAACTTTCAGGCTGCTGCGTCGCTCATCCGATTGAGAGCCTCTGATGTGCGAGACTCGGGAGCAAAAACCGCGCTCGATGAAACTGTGGAACAAATCCTTATTTTTGCGCGGCTTCACAGGCAGCTTTGCAACAACGTCGACGGTACCATCACCCTTGATAGCACCCGCTTTTTAAGAGAAATCTTTGAGGCTATCAAAAATAGCCAGGGAATGAGAAGTGACATACGGCTCGAACAGAAGGTTCAAAACGTTGATCTTACGTTCGCGGAAGCCTTGCCGCTTGGCCTCATTGTGAATGAGCTTGTTACCAATTCGATGAAATATGCCTTTCCGAATTCGCGCCCCGGCTCGATCACCCTGACACTCACGGTCTCGGGATCGGAGTGTCAGCTTTGCGTTTCTGACGACGGGGTCGGTTTGCGGAATGGAGATTTTGGTTCCGGAAGGGGATTGGTTTTGGTGCGGGAACTTACCAATCAACTCAGGGGCGAATTCGAAATTCACTCGTCGAGTAAAGGGACCGAAGCGAAAATCAAATTCCACGCAGTCAAGCGGCCCAAGTTGCAGACATTGGTCGCATGA
- a CDS encoding Ldh family oxidoreductase, translating to MPILTIDEAEELTAQALQRSGANAASAASTAHALVAAEADGLKGHGLVRVPTYAAQLKSGKVKGDAVPSATLTRPAALLIDAGYGFAYPALELAVERLVPLARKHGIALAGVTRSHHCGAAGLPVEALARNGIVSLLFANAPAAMAPWGGRTPLFGTNPLAFGCPLPAGDPIVVDMSLSKVARGNIIAAKRKGEAIPPDWAMDAEGRPTTDPAAALAGTMAPLGDAKGVALALMVELLAAGLTGSRFASEATSFLDDIGEPPATGQLLIAIDPLVFSDNALERFAVLARMIEAQEGARLPGARRYQIRAASRRDGLDVAEPLVAEIAALGA from the coding sequence ATGCCGATCTTGACCATCGACGAGGCGGAAGAGCTGACCGCCCAAGCCCTGCAACGCTCGGGCGCGAATGCGGCCAGTGCCGCCAGCACCGCTCACGCGCTCGTTGCCGCGGAGGCGGATGGCCTCAAGGGGCACGGGCTGGTGCGCGTGCCGACCTACGCGGCGCAGTTGAAGTCGGGGAAAGTGAAGGGCGACGCGGTCCCATCCGCAACGCTCACGCGCCCTGCGGCGCTTCTCATCGACGCCGGTTACGGCTTCGCCTATCCCGCGCTGGAACTCGCCGTCGAGCGGCTCGTCCCGCTCGCCCGCAAGCACGGCATCGCGCTGGCAGGCGTCACGCGCTCGCATCATTGCGGCGCGGCGGGGTTGCCGGTCGAAGCGCTGGCGCGAAACGGTATCGTCTCGCTGCTGTTTGCCAACGCCCCCGCCGCGATGGCGCCCTGGGGCGGGCGAACCCCGCTTTTCGGCACGAACCCGCTCGCCTTCGGCTGTCCGCTGCCGGCCGGCGATCCCATCGTCGTCGACATGTCGCTGTCGAAGGTGGCGCGCGGCAACATCATCGCGGCCAAGCGCAAGGGCGAGGCGATCCCGCCCGACTGGGCCATGGATGCCGAAGGCCGCCCGACGACCGACCCGGCAGCCGCGCTGGCTGGCACCATGGCCCCGCTCGGCGACGCAAAGGGCGTGGCGCTCGCGCTCATGGTGGAGCTTCTGGCCGCCGGGTTGACCGGTTCGCGCTTCGCTTCGGAAGCGACGTCCTTCCTCGATGACATCGGCGAACCGCCTGCTACCGGCCAACTCCTGATCGCCATCGACCCGCTCGTCTTCTCCGACAACGCCCTTGAGCGTTTCGCAGTGCTCGCTCGCATGATCGAAGCGCAGGAAGGCGCGCGCCTGCCGGGAGCGCGGCGATATCAGATCCGCGCGGCCTCGCGCCGGGATGGGCTCGACGTCGCAGAACCGCTCGTTGCGGAAATCGCAGCGCTTGGGGCATAG
- a CDS encoding hydroxyacid dehydrogenase: protein MKVVVTEFMDEHMLRAGLPGVEVVYDPELVDKRDALFAEVANADALIVRNRTQVKGALLDAAARLRCIGRLGVGLDNIDTAACKARGIAVYPATGANDISVAEYVIAAALLLMRGAFGASAELAKGGWPRQALMNGGEVYGKRLGLVGFGAIARHVARRAAALGMTVAAHDPFVANDDAAWTQDFGRVEPLGLDALLAASDILSLHVPLTDATHGLIDERAFSRMKRGAILINTARGGVADERALARALREGRLGGAALDVFEAEPFPQGYAERFEGLPNLVLTPHIAGLTAEANRRVSELTVANVRRHLAEA, encoded by the coding sequence ATGAAAGTTGTGGTGACGGAGTTCATGGACGAGCACATGCTGCGCGCCGGGTTGCCCGGCGTGGAGGTCGTCTACGATCCCGAACTGGTCGACAAGCGCGACGCACTCTTCGCCGAGGTTGCCAACGCGGACGCGCTCATCGTGCGCAACCGCACACAGGTGAAGGGCGCGCTCCTCGATGCGGCGGCGCGGCTCAGATGTATTGGCCGTCTCGGTGTCGGCCTCGACAACATCGACACCGCCGCATGCAAGGCGCGCGGCATCGCTGTCTATCCCGCCACCGGCGCTAACGACATTTCCGTTGCGGAATATGTGATCGCGGCGGCGCTGCTGCTCATGCGCGGCGCGTTCGGAGCGAGCGCAGAACTGGCAAAAGGCGGCTGGCCGCGTCAGGCGCTGATGAACGGCGGCGAGGTTTACGGCAAGCGTCTCGGCCTTGTCGGCTTCGGCGCGATTGCGCGGCACGTGGCGCGACGTGCGGCGGCTCTCGGCATGACGGTCGCGGCTCACGATCCTTTCGTCGCCAACGACGATGCGGCATGGACGCAGGATTTCGGCCGCGTGGAGCCGCTGGGCCTCGACGCGCTGCTCGCCGCGTCGGACATCCTATCGCTTCACGTGCCGCTGACCGATGCCACGCACGGCCTCATCGACGAGCGCGCGTTTAGCCGCATGAAGCGCGGCGCTATCCTCATCAACACGGCGCGCGGCGGCGTGGCGGACGAGCGCGCGCTGGCCCGCGCCCTTCGCGAAGGGCGGCTTGGCGGCGCGGCGCTCGACGTGTTCGAGGCGGAGCCGTTTCCGCAAGGCTACGCAGAACGCTTCGAGGGCTTGCCAAACCTTGTTCTAACGCCGCATATCGCGGGGCTTACGGCGGAGGCGAACCGGCGCGTGTCGGAGTTGACCGTCGCCAATGTCCGCCGCCATCTTGCCGAAGCCTGA
- the rnc gene encoding ribonuclease III encodes MPVKKPRIEELEASLGYQFKERSLLAEALTHSSARSEKGGRDNERMEFLGDRVLGLSVAALLYERFPNAREVELARHFNSLVCKTTCAEVAVRLELGPHLVMAPSEARSGGRKKDVILADAVEALLGAISVDGGFAAAEAVVHRHWEPFIVSGEPPAPDAKTALQEFAQSQKRGLPDYHEVERSGADHAPSFTVEVRVRGLKPERGTGSSLKKAQQAAAEALLKREGVGQPERENA; translated from the coding sequence TTGCCCGTCAAGAAACCGCGCATCGAGGAGCTTGAAGCTTCCCTCGGCTATCAATTCAAGGAACGGAGCCTCCTGGCGGAGGCCCTTACCCATTCGAGCGCTCGCAGCGAGAAGGGCGGCAGAGACAACGAACGGATGGAATTTCTGGGCGACCGGGTGCTCGGCCTGTCCGTTGCCGCGTTGCTCTACGAGCGCTTTCCCAACGCGCGCGAGGTCGAGCTTGCGCGACATTTCAATTCGCTCGTCTGCAAGACGACCTGCGCCGAGGTCGCGGTAAGGCTTGAGCTTGGTCCGCATCTCGTGATGGCGCCAAGCGAGGCGCGGTCCGGTGGACGAAAAAAAGATGTGATCCTCGCCGACGCCGTGGAGGCGCTGCTGGGAGCAATTTCCGTCGATGGCGGTTTTGCTGCGGCGGAAGCCGTCGTGCATCGACACTGGGAGCCTTTCATCGTCTCGGGCGAGCCGCCCGCCCCCGATGCCAAGACGGCGCTTCAGGAATTCGCGCAGAGCCAGAAGCGCGGCTTGCCGGACTATCATGAGGTGGAGCGGTCCGGGGCCGATCACGCACCGAGCTTTACGGTCGAGGTCAGGGTGCGGGGATTGAAGCCGGAGCGCGGCACCGGCTCGTCGCTCAAGAAGGCACAGCAGGCGGCGGCGGAAGCGCTCCTGAAGCGCGAAGGCGTCGGCCAACCGGAACGGGAAAATGCCTGA
- a CDS encoding outer membrane protein yields MSVRVVRSSAFAVGALAMIGSAQAADIYAGGGYGGYKDAPVVVAVPTWTGFYVGGHLGAAWTNIDTRRNTYYDGDGNFSYNYSTFGGNGLNTAGAFGGGQFGYNWQTGGNFVLGIEVDVGGLQGDNERTFVGTTYNNLVPAGIDNIAVVNVKSQGGIYGDVTGRLGYAWGSTLLYLKGGFAWLATDLKVRAAVTSDVDTPALTSTAYYSRSFDNTLTGWTAGGGLEYQFNPNWSAKVEYQHFDFSLDNNNWAWDSNNNWKLFKNDVTADTVKLGINYRFVSTPAAYVPLK; encoded by the coding sequence ATGTCTGTTCGTGTTGTGCGGTCGAGCGCGTTTGCAGTCGGTGCGCTTGCGATGATCGGTTCTGCGCAGGCCGCGGATATCTATGCCGGCGGCGGGTACGGGGGCTACAAGGACGCGCCCGTTGTGGTGGCGGTGCCCACATGGACCGGGTTCTACGTCGGTGGCCATCTCGGCGCGGCGTGGACGAATATCGATACCCGGCGGAACACCTATTACGATGGCGACGGCAACTTTAGCTATAATTATTCCACTTTCGGCGGCAATGGTCTGAACACGGCCGGCGCCTTTGGCGGTGGCCAGTTCGGTTACAACTGGCAGACCGGCGGCAATTTCGTGCTCGGCATCGAAGTGGATGTCGGCGGCCTTCAGGGCGACAACGAGCGCACCTTCGTCGGGACCACATATAATAACCTTGTGCCGGCAGGCATCGACAATATCGCCGTCGTAAATGTGAAGTCGCAAGGCGGCATCTATGGCGACGTGACCGGTCGCCTCGGTTACGCTTGGGGCAGCACACTGCTTTATTTGAAGGGCGGCTTCGCATGGCTGGCTACCGACCTCAAGGTGCGCGCCGCCGTCACGTCGGATGTCGACACACCCGCTTTGACCAGCACCGCCTACTACAGCCGCAGCTTCGATAACACCCTCACCGGGTGGACGGCTGGCGGCGGTCTTGAGTACCAGTTCAACCCGAATTGGTCGGCGAAAGTCGAATATCAACACTTCGATTTCAGCCTCGACAACAATAACTGGGCTTGGGACTCGAACAATAACTGGAAGCTCTTCAAGAACGACGTGACGGCCGACACCGTGAAGCTTGGTATCAACTATCGCTTCGTTTCTACGCCCGCCGCATACGTGCCGCTGAAGTAG
- the era gene encoding GTPase Era — MPENKKNSGDALEDAEHVEHEAAETTAGAEQAHPQVPVYERRRLSEEDGGPVSASSAERGTQHSPGTGSRCGFAAVIGAPNAGKSTLVNALVGAKVSIVTHKAQTTRTRVRGIALDGEAQIVLVDTPGIFAPKRRLDRAMVETAWTEAREADVAVLVVDAARGFDDTVDPIVNEAANLKIPLILALNKVDKIHKEKLLALAGEASERLKLESLFMISALSGDGVEDLRSFLAARMPYGPWLFPEDQIADAPLRQWAAEITREKMFIRLHEEIPYSSTVETTSWKTVRKGAVRIEQTIFVERESQRKIVLGAKGQAIKHISMEARKEIEEGIETPVHLFLFVKVRENWADDPERYREMGLDFPKK; from the coding sequence ATGCCTGAGAACAAGAAGAACAGTGGCGACGCTCTCGAAGACGCGGAGCATGTCGAGCACGAAGCCGCCGAAACCACTGCCGGTGCAGAGCAAGCTCATCCGCAAGTACCCGTGTATGAGCGCAGGCGTCTGTCCGAAGAGGATGGCGGCCCTGTCTCCGCGTCGTCGGCGGAACGCGGAACGCAACACTCACCCGGCACGGGCAGCCGCTGCGGCTTCGCGGCCGTGATCGGCGCGCCCAACGCAGGGAAGTCCACCCTCGTCAATGCGCTTGTCGGTGCGAAAGTGTCCATCGTCACGCACAAGGCGCAGACGACGCGCACGCGCGTTCGCGGCATCGCGCTCGATGGCGAGGCTCAGATCGTGCTCGTCGACACGCCGGGCATCTTCGCACCGAAGCGTCGGCTCGACCGCGCCATGGTGGAAACCGCCTGGACCGAGGCGCGCGAGGCGGATGTTGCCGTGCTCGTGGTGGACGCGGCGCGCGGTTTCGACGACACGGTCGATCCTATCGTGAACGAAGCGGCAAATCTCAAGATCCCGCTCATTCTGGCGCTGAACAAGGTGGACAAGATCCACAAGGAGAAGCTTCTCGCGCTGGCGGGCGAGGCATCCGAGCGGCTCAAGCTCGAAAGTCTTTTCATGATTTCGGCGCTTTCGGGCGACGGCGTGGAGGACCTGCGAAGCTTTCTCGCCGCCCGCATGCCCTATGGTCCGTGGCTCTTCCCGGAAGACCAGATCGCGGATGCGCCGCTGCGTCAGTGGGCGGCCGAAATCACGCGTGAGAAGATGTTCATCCGGCTGCATGAGGAAATTCCGTATTCCTCCACCGTCGAGACCACGAGCTGGAAAACCGTTCGCAAGGGCGCCGTGCGCATCGAGCAGACGATTTTCGTGGAGCGGGAAAGTCAGCGCAAGATCGTGCTTGGCGCCAAGGGGCAGGCGATCAAGCACATCTCCATGGAGGCGCGCAAGGAGATCGAAGAGGGCATCGAGACGCCTGTGCATCTCTTTCTGTTCGTGAAGGTGCGCGAGAACTGGGCCGACGATCCCGAGCGCTATCGCGAGATGGGTCTCGATTTCCCGAAGAAATGA
- a CDS encoding TRAP transporter large permease — MPLLQGYSPATIGIAYCTATLVIMFSGIPIAFALGVVATIFMFLFMPRASVDTIAQNVYEELANVILLAIPLFILKGAAIGRSDAGKDLYSALHAWLHKVPGGLGVANTLACGLFAAMAGSSPATCSAIGSAGIPEMRKRGYSPGLAAGIIAAGGTLGILLPPSVTMLLYAVAAEVSLGKLFLAGIGPGLLLIVLFALYASWKFSREKRQALAAVQRGEKAKNAAILHEDHYTLRQKISMVAWVMPFVTILAGVMVVLYAGYATPSETAGVGAILALLVIGVMYGVWRPKRLMPILTGTMRESSMLLLIIGFSLLFSYVMSYLHISQSAAMWLTSLGLSRWELLSAILLFVVVLGFFLPPVSIILMTAPIILPPLKAAGFDLIWFGVVMTIVMEMGLIHPPVGLNLFVIKNIAPDISLSTVMWGALPFVGLMFVGVVLICFFPQIAMFLPSLVS; from the coding sequence ATGCCTCTGCTTCAGGGCTATTCTCCGGCCACGATCGGCATCGCCTACTGCACAGCGACGCTTGTCATCATGTTCTCGGGCATCCCCATCGCGTTCGCGCTGGGTGTGGTCGCGACGATCTTCATGTTCCTTTTCATGCCGCGAGCGTCGGTCGATACCATCGCTCAGAACGTCTATGAAGAGCTGGCTAACGTCATCCTGCTCGCCATCCCGCTGTTCATTTTGAAGGGCGCGGCGATCGGGCGATCCGATGCCGGTAAGGACCTTTACTCCGCGCTTCATGCCTGGCTGCACAAGGTTCCCGGCGGTCTCGGCGTGGCGAACACGCTCGCCTGCGGTCTCTTCGCGGCCATGGCGGGTTCATCGCCCGCAACGTGCTCGGCCATCGGCTCGGCCGGTATCCCGGAGATGCGCAAGCGCGGATACTCGCCCGGTCTCGCCGCAGGCATCATTGCGGCCGGCGGCACGCTCGGCATCTTGCTTCCGCCTTCGGTCACCATGCTTCTCTATGCCGTGGCCGCAGAGGTTTCGCTCGGCAAGCTGTTCCTCGCGGGCATCGGTCCCGGCCTGCTTCTGATCGTGCTTTTCGCGCTCTACGCGTCGTGGAAGTTCAGCCGCGAAAAGCGGCAGGCGCTAGCCGCCGTACAGCGCGGGGAAAAGGCAAAGAATGCCGCCATCCTGCACGAGGATCATTATACGCTGCGCCAGAAGATCTCCATGGTCGCCTGGGTGATGCCGTTCGTCACCATCCTCGCGGGCGTCATGGTGGTGCTTTATGCAGGGTATGCGACGCCGTCTGAAACCGCGGGCGTCGGCGCCATCCTTGCGCTCCTCGTGATCGGAGTGATGTATGGCGTATGGCGGCCGAAGCGGCTGATGCCGATCCTGACAGGCACCATGCGCGAAAGCTCGATGCTCTTGCTTATCATCGGGTTCTCGCTCCTGTTCTCCTACGTCATGAGCTACCTGCACATCTCGCAAAGCGCGGCGATGTGGTTGACGTCGCTTGGTCTGTCGAGATGGGAACTGCTTTCCGCGATCCTTCTTTTCGTGGTGGTTCTCGGCTTCTTCCTTCCGCCGGTGTCTATCATCCTGATGACGGCACCGATCATCCTGCCGCCGCTCAAGGCCGCGGGCTTCGACCTGATCTGGTTCGGCGTCGTTATGACCATCGTGATGGAGATGGGCCTTATTCATCCGCCTGTCGGCCTGAACCTGTTCGTCATCAAGAACATCGCGCCCGATATCTCGCTTTCGACGGTCATGTGGGGCGCGCTGCCGTTCGTGGGTCTGATGTTTGTCGGCGTCGTCCTGATCTGCTTCTTCCCGCAGATCGCGATGTTCCTGCCGAGCCTCGTCAGCTAA